The following coding sequences lie in one Peromyscus maniculatus bairdii isolate BWxNUB_F1_BW_parent chromosome 3, HU_Pman_BW_mat_3.1, whole genome shotgun sequence genomic window:
- the LOC102922230 gene encoding LOW QUALITY PROTEIN: taste receptor type 2 member 102-like (The sequence of the model RefSeq protein was modified relative to this genomic sequence to represent the inferred CDS: substituted 1 base at 1 genomic stop codon) — protein MGHLVSTWXVVLLHIQLSLNMEPVLHSFATIVIVAEFIFGNLSNGFIVLSNFLVCVTKQKLSSMDKILLTLAISRITLIWEMYIWFNTVCDPSLFMIGKELRILYCSWILSNHFSLWLATALSMFYLLRIANYSWRIFLLLKWRLKKLIVGLLLGSLAFLLANLMKTSITLEEGFHQYGGNTTVNSLGFALFSELTLFNMTMFSVIPFSLALVSFLLLILSLWKHLQKMQLSSRGHRDPITKAHRNAMKIIVSFLLLYATYFLSLLIAWVAEKHHSKLVHIICMITGLMYPSTHSLILILGNSKLKQTSLLILRHLGYRLKGQNTPTT, from the coding sequence ATGGGGCACTTGGTTAGCACATGGTGAGTAGTGCTGTTACATATCCAGCTTTCTCTGAACATGGAACCTGTCCTGCATAGCTTTGCCACTATAGTAATAGTGGCAGAGTTCATTTTTGGGAATCTGAGCAATGGATTCATTGTGCTGTCAAACTTCCTTGTCTGTGTCACTAAACAAAAGCTTTCCTCAATGGATAAAATACTTCTTACATTGGCAATTTCAAGAATTACTCTTATCTGGGAAATGTATATTTGGTTTAACACTGTATGTGATCCATCTTTATTTATGATTGGAAAAGAATTACGAATTCTCTATTGTAGCTGGATACTTTCTAACCACTTTAGTCTCTGGCTTGCCACAGCCCTCAGCATGTTTTATTTACTAAGGATAGCTAACTACTCCTGGCGGATCTTTCTCCTCTTGAAATGGAGACTTAAAAAACTGATTGTGGGGCTGCTGCTGGGAAGCTTGGCCTTCTTGCTTGCAAATCTGATGAAAACTAGCATTACTCTTGAAGAGGGTTTCCATCAATATGGAGGAAATACAACTGTGAATTCCTTgggatttgctttgttttcagagctgaccttATTCAACATGACTATGTTCTCTGTAATACCATTTTCATTGGCATTGGTCTCCTTTCTCCTGCTAATACTCTCCTTGTGGAAACATCTCCAGAAGATGCAGCtcagttccagaggacacagagaccCCATTACAAAAGCCCACAGGAACGCCATGAAAATCATagtctccttcctcctgctctatGCTACTTACTTTCTGTCCCTTCTGATAGCATGGGTTGCTGAGAAACATCACAGTAAATTGGTTCACATTATTTGTATGATAACTGGACTCATGTATCCTTCAACACATTCATTAATCTTGATTCTTGGAAACTCTAAATTAAAACAGACTTCTCTTTTGATACTGAGGCATTTGGGATATAGGCTGAAAGGACAGAATACCCCAACTACATAA